From Aliarcobacter butzleri, the proteins below share one genomic window:
- a CDS encoding lysophospholipid acyltransferase family protein, producing MFRYFKLNILPHLLYYLVRLIYATNKKVYHHPKNDNKEAMIICMWHGDLMSQPYNYFAFRKNGIVKAMISHNKDGEIITKLVSNFKIGAVRGSTSKGAAKVMISAIKELKDGNDIAITPDGPRGPRYSIADGIVAIAQKSEKNIVCFNTIPTKYWQFNSWDKFILPKPFGRIDFYISEPYDIKDMEFEEAKVFIKEKMLIHSIA from the coding sequence ATGTTTAGATATTTTAAATTAAATATTTTGCCACATTTACTTTACTACTTAGTAAGATTAATTTATGCGACAAATAAAAAAGTTTATCATCATCCAAAAAATGATAATAAAGAAGCAATGATTATTTGTATGTGGCATGGAGATTTGATGTCACAACCATATAATTATTTTGCTTTCAGAAAAAATGGAATTGTAAAAGCAATGATTAGCCATAATAAAGATGGTGAGATTATTACAAAATTGGTATCTAATTTTAAAATTGGAGCAGTTCGTGGTTCAACTTCAAAAGGTGCTGCGAAAGTAATGATAAGTGCAATAAAAGAGCTAAAAGACGGAAATGATATAGCTATAACTCCAGATGGTCCAAGAGGTCCTAGATATAGTATAGCAGATGGAATAGTTGCTATTGCACAAAAGAGTGAAAAAAATATAGTTTGTTTTAATACAATTCCTACAAAATATTGGCAGTTCAACTCTTGGGATAAGTTTATTTTACCAAAACCTTTTGGAAGAATAGATTTTTATATTAGTGAACCATACGATATAAAAGATATGGAATTTGAAGAAGCAAAAGTGTTTATAAAAGAAAAAATGTTAATACACTCAATAGCATAA
- a CDS encoding YraN family protein: MSKEKGDIAEKKAISFLEKSNFEIVEKNFYAKKLGEIDIIAQRNKIYHFIEVKSANDYETAINNITSQKLSKIKRSVDFYIQKNNLNISYSIDVIIVVDDKIELLENITM; encoded by the coding sequence ATGAGTAAAGAAAAAGGAGATATTGCTGAAAAAAAGGCAATATCTTTTTTGGAAAAATCAAATTTTGAAATAGTTGAAAAGAACTTTTATGCAAAAAAACTTGGTGAAATAGATATCATTGCCCAAAGAAATAAAATTTATCACTTTATTGAAGTGAAATCTGCAAATGATTATGAAACTGCTATCAACAATATAACCTCACAAAAATTATCTAAAATAAAAAGAAGTGTTGATTTTTATATCCAGAAAAACAACTTAAATATTTCATACTCAATAGATGTAATTATAGTTGTAGATGATAAGATAGAACTTTTGGAAAATATTACAATGTAG
- a CDS encoding aminotransferase class I/II-fold pyridoxal phosphate-dependent enzyme, translating to MYSKELESIKKSNRFRTREIFDENIVDLASNDYLALSSNKTLFQKTYENILNLNSFSPKASMLVNGYSKIHKKFEDKLCSTNGFESAITVGSGFLANISMIEALVRKNDTLFIDEEYHASGILATKLLKPEQVVVFNHNDYLDLEKKILDNKRVGRTIIAIEGIYSMGGDLAPFEIFEIATKYKSLLIVDEAHSSGVIGKNLLGIFDYYDIKPNNYHIKMGTLGKAYGSYGAYILASKDIIEFLVNRAKPIIYSTAPSLFDTALAIESLEYIIENKKILKSKIEENLNIIYEILGIKSQSLIIPIVIGDNKKVIEIQKVLKEKGFLVGAIRQPTVKSAIIRLIAKIDIERNDLIEVCNLIKGFRNVNK from the coding sequence TTGTATTCAAAAGAATTAGAATCTATTAAAAAATCGAATCGTTTTAGAACAAGAGAGATTTTTGATGAAAACATAGTCGATCTTGCCTCAAATGATTACTTAGCGCTATCTTCCAATAAAACTCTTTTTCAAAAAACTTACGAAAATATTTTAAATCTTAACTCTTTTTCACCTAAAGCCTCAATGTTAGTAAACGGTTACAGCAAAATCCATAAAAAATTTGAAGATAAGTTATGTTCTACAAATGGTTTTGAATCTGCAATCACAGTTGGCTCTGGCTTTTTAGCGAATATTTCGATGATTGAAGCACTTGTTAGAAAAAATGATACATTATTTATTGATGAAGAATACCATGCAAGTGGTATTTTAGCTACAAAACTTCTAAAACCTGAACAAGTGGTAGTTTTTAATCATAATGATTATTTGGATTTGGAAAAAAAGATTTTAGACAATAAAAGAGTTGGAAGAACTATTATTGCAATAGAAGGTATTTACTCAATGGGTGGTGATTTAGCTCCTTTTGAAATATTTGAAATAGCAACTAAATATAAATCTCTTTTGATTGTAGATGAAGCGCATAGTTCTGGAGTAATAGGAAAAAATCTTTTAGGTATTTTTGATTATTATGATATTAAACCAAATAATTATCATATAAAAATGGGAACTTTAGGCAAAGCTTATGGTTCTTATGGTGCTTATATTTTGGCTTCTAAAGATATTATTGAATTTTTAGTAAATAGAGCAAAACCTATTATCTATTCAACTGCTCCTTCATTATTTGATACAGCTTTAGCAATAGAATCTTTAGAATATATTATTGAAAATAAAAAAATTTTAAAAAGTAAAATTGAGGAAAATCTAAATATAATTTACGAAATTTTAGGTATAAAATCACAAAGTTTAATTATTCCAATAGTTATTGGTGATAATAAAAAAGTGATTGAAATCCAAAAAGTTTTAAAAGAAAAAGGATTTTTAGTAGGTGCAATTAGGCAACCAACAGTAAAAAGCGCAATTATAAGGTTAATTGCAAAAATTGATATAGAAAGAAATGATTTGATAGAAGTTTGTAACTTAATTAAAGGATTTAGAAATGTTAATAAATGA
- the mqnE gene encoding aminofutalosine synthase MqnE, translating to MNIIEKLENNERLQYEDAIKLYDLDLFTLATYANKIRTEKHGKKTYFNINRHINPTNICKDVCQFCAYSASRKNPHQYTMSHEEILEIVKNSSKNNIKEVHIVSAHNPHTGLKWYMDVFKLIKENYPNIHVKALTAAEIHFLSTEYKLSYQEIIDMMIENGIDSMPGGGAEIFDEKVRKRICGGKVTSAQWLEIHKLWHQKGRKSNATMLFGHIESREHRIDHILRLRNLQDETGGFNAFIPLVYQTENNYLKVKEALTGQEILKTYSIARILLDNIPNIKAYWATSTVKLALIAQEFGANDVDGTIEKEAIQSAAGAKSANGIAQSEFVELIKNSGFIPVERDSIYNELKVW from the coding sequence ATGAATATTATAGAGAAATTAGAAAATAACGAAAGATTACAATACGAAGATGCTATAAAACTATATGATTTAGACCTTTTTACATTAGCAACTTATGCAAATAAAATTAGAACTGAAAAACATGGGAAAAAGACTTATTTTAATATAAATAGACATATAAATCCAACAAATATCTGTAAAGATGTTTGTCAATTTTGTGCATATAGTGCAAGTAGAAAAAATCCACATCAATATACAATGAGCCATGAAGAGATACTTGAAATAGTAAAAAACTCTTCAAAAAACAATATCAAAGAAGTACATATAGTTTCAGCACATAATCCACATACAGGTTTAAAATGGTATATGGATGTTTTTAAATTGATAAAAGAAAACTATCCAAATATTCATGTAAAAGCTTTAACAGCTGCTGAAATTCATTTTTTAAGTACTGAATATAAACTGTCATATCAAGAGATAATTGATATGATGATTGAAAATGGTATTGATTCTATGCCTGGTGGTGGTGCTGAGATTTTTGATGAAAAAGTGAGAAAAAGAATTTGTGGTGGAAAAGTAACTTCAGCACAATGGTTGGAAATTCATAAACTTTGGCATCAAAAAGGAAGAAAAAGTAATGCAACTATGCTTTTTGGACATATTGAAAGTAGAGAGCATAGAATTGACCATATTTTAAGATTAAGAAATTTACAAGATGAAACAGGTGGATTTAATGCTTTCATTCCTCTTGTTTATCAAACAGAAAACAATTATTTAAAAGTAAAAGAAGCTTTAACTGGTCAAGAGATTTTAAAAACTTATTCAATAGCTAGAATTTTACTTGATAATATTCCAAATATAAAAGCTTATTGGGCAACATCAACTGTTAAACTTGCTTTAATCGCTCAAGAATTTGGAGCAAATGATGTAGATGGAACTATTGAAAAAGAAGCAATTCAAAGTGCTGCAGGTGCAAAAAGTGCAAATGGAATTGCTCAAAGTGAATTTGTGGAACTTATAAAGAACTCTGGATTTATTCCAGTTGAAAGAGATAGTATTTATAACGAATTAAAAGTTTGGTAA
- a CDS encoding carbonic anhydrase — protein sequence MLINDLIKGNKKFREASFSKYETDLKQLVKTGQKPEVLFIGCSDSRVTPDLMLDTKPGDMFILRNVGNFVPPYNPDNDYHGSSAAIEYAVNVLNVKHIIVCGHSHCGACKSLYQDLTDTPDLVNVKKWLELGKKAKEYTLLAIQDKSDEENLYRTTEKISIVYQMENLLTFPYIEERIKNGELQIHGWYYKIEDGSIEYYDGEECSFKPLSE from the coding sequence ATGTTAATAAATGATTTGATAAAAGGTAATAAAAAATTTAGAGAAGCAAGCTTTTCTAAATATGAAACAGATTTAAAGCAATTAGTAAAAACAGGTCAAAAGCCTGAAGTTTTATTTATAGGATGTAGTGATAGCAGAGTAACACCTGATTTGATGCTTGATACAAAACCTGGAGATATGTTTATTTTAAGAAATGTAGGGAACTTTGTTCCACCATACAATCCAGACAATGATTATCACGGAAGTTCAGCTGCAATTGAATATGCTGTAAATGTTTTAAATGTAAAACATATTATTGTTTGTGGACATTCACACTGTGGAGCTTGTAAAAGTTTATATCAAGATTTAACTGATACTCCTGATTTAGTAAATGTAAAAAAATGGTTAGAATTAGGTAAAAAAGCAAAAGAATACACTCTTTTAGCTATTCAAGATAAAAGCGATGAAGAAAATTTATATAGAACAACTGAAAAAATTTCTATCGTTTATCAAATGGAAAACCTTTTAACATTTCCATATATTGAAGAAAGAATAAAAAATGGTGAACTACAAATTCACGGTTGGTACTATAAAATAGAAGATGGTTCTATTGAATATTATGATGGAGAAGAGTGTAGCTTTAAGCCACTAAGTGAATAG
- the thiS gene encoding sulfur carrier protein ThiS, with the protein MKLIINGENKEFTDNLTLNDIIKNLQVENKVMAAAVNMNIVKKQDWNSFIPKENDSIELLNFVGGG; encoded by the coding sequence ATGAAACTTATAATAAACGGTGAAAATAAAGAGTTTACAGATAATCTTACTCTAAACGATATAATAAAAAATTTACAAGTAGAAAACAAAGTAATGGCAGCTGCTGTGAATATGAATATTGTAAAAAAACAAGACTGGAATAGTTTTATTCCAAAAGAAAATGATTCAATAGAACTTCTTAACTTTGTTGGTGGTGGTTGA
- a CDS encoding OmpA family protein: MKYINFKFLLSSTIIASLLVGCAQKTGYQTYDNNQNAIIGTTLGAIAGIVLGNNIGGGNKGRNKVIGAVAGAAIGGAIGYSMDKQAQEVAQSLNTNVNNNPQAVLDPNQDLIVSNTDNYVKIMFRDSMMFETNSANPTYSAQTKISKIYSVLQKYPNTLVQVVGHTDSRGTHTYNQTLSEQRATNVGNIIYNSGVSNQIFSRGCSFDKPVALNNSESNMALNRRVEVYLYPNQESVFDVCR, from the coding sequence ATGAAATATATAAATTTTAAATTCTTATTATCATCTACAATAATTGCTAGTTTATTAGTTGGTTGTGCACAAAAAACTGGTTATCAAACTTATGACAATAATCAAAATGCCATTATTGGAACAACTCTTGGAGCAATTGCTGGTATTGTTTTAGGAAATAATATTGGTGGTGGAAATAAAGGAAGAAATAAAGTTATAGGTGCAGTTGCAGGTGCAGCAATTGGAGGAGCGATTGGTTATAGTATGGATAAACAAGCACAAGAAGTTGCTCAAAGCTTAAATACAAATGTAAATAATAATCCTCAAGCTGTACTTGACCCAAACCAAGATTTAATAGTTTCAAATACTGATAATTATGTAAAGATAATGTTTAGAGATAGTATGATGTTTGAAACAAATTCAGCAAATCCAACATATAGCGCTCAAACAAAAATATCAAAAATATATTCTGTTTTACAAAAATATCCAAATACTTTAGTTCAAGTTGTAGGACATACAGATAGTCGTGGAACTCATACATATAATCAAACTTTATCTGAACAAAGAGCAACAAATGTAGGAAATATTATTTATAATTCTGGTGTTTCAAATCAAATTTTCTCAAGAGGTTGTTCTTTTGATAAACCAGTTGCTTTAAATAATAGTGAATCAAATATGGCTTTAAATAGAAGAGTTGAAGTATATTTATATCCAAATCAAGAATCAGTATTTGACGTTTGTAGATAG
- the miaB gene encoding tRNA (N6-isopentenyl adenosine(37)-C2)-methylthiotransferase MiaB yields MSSNKKLFIQTLGCQMNDTDSQHIQAELEKHKGYVTTQNIEDADLIIINTCSVRERPVQKLFSEIGQFNKKKKEGAKIGVCGCTASHLGQDIIKRAPYVDFVVGARNISKIKDVVDVKGAVEVSIDNDESTYEFSTAKTNKYRASVNISVGCDKKCTYCIVPSTRGEEISIPPEMIVEQVRKSVEQGAVEVMLLGQNVNSYGRKFSDKREKYTFTKLLQDVSKIDGLERIRFTSPHPLHMDDEFIEEFAKNPKISKCIHMPLQSGSTSVLKAMKRGYSKEWFLNRASKMRELVPNLRITTDIIVAFPGETQEDFLDTLDVVEQVKFDQIFNFKYSPRPGTEALNLKDKELPDEIGSQRLIDLIELHKRYLEESMPKLIGETLNILVESLKPNGEVCGYTDNYLQVFAKGSDELLGKFVNVKITDVTRTSLKGEVVN; encoded by the coding sequence TTTAGGGTGTCAAATGAATGACACCGATAGTCAGCATATTCAAGCAGAATTAGAAAAACATAAAGGTTATGTTACTACACAAAATATTGAAGATGCTGATTTAATCATTATAAATACTTGTTCTGTTCGAGAAAGACCTGTTCAAAAACTATTTTCTGAAATTGGTCAATTTAATAAAAAGAAAAAAGAAGGCGCAAAAATTGGTGTTTGTGGCTGTACAGCTTCACACTTAGGACAAGATATTATAAAAAGAGCTCCTTATGTTGATTTTGTAGTTGGAGCTAGAAATATTTCAAAAATAAAAGATGTTGTTGATGTAAAAGGTGCAGTTGAAGTATCTATTGACAATGATGAATCAACTTATGAATTTTCAACTGCTAAAACAAATAAATATAGAGCAAGTGTAAATATCTCTGTTGGTTGTGACAAAAAATGTACTTATTGTATTGTTCCAAGCACAAGGGGAGAAGAGATTTCTATCCCACCTGAAATGATAGTTGAACAAGTTCGTAAATCTGTTGAACAAGGTGCAGTTGAAGTTATGCTTTTAGGGCAAAATGTAAACTCTTATGGTAGAAAATTTAGTGATAAAAGAGAAAAATATACTTTTACTAAACTTTTACAAGATGTTTCAAAAATTGATGGTTTAGAAAGAATTAGATTTACTTCTCCTCACCCTTTACATATGGATGATGAGTTTATTGAAGAGTTTGCTAAAAATCCTAAAATCTCAAAATGTATTCATATGCCTTTACAAAGTGGTTCAACTTCTGTTTTAAAAGCTATGAAAAGAGGGTATTCAAAAGAGTGGTTTTTAAATAGAGCTAGCAAGATGAGAGAGCTTGTTCCAAATCTTAGAATTACAACTGATATTATCGTAGCATTCCCTGGTGAAACACAAGAAGATTTTCTTGATACTTTAGATGTAGTAGAACAAGTAAAATTTGATCAAATCTTTAATTTTAAATATTCTCCAAGACCTGGAACTGAAGCTTTAAATTTAAAAGATAAAGAGCTTCCTGATGAGATTGGTAGTCAAAGATTGATTGATTTAATAGAATTACATAAAAGATATTTAGAAGAGTCAATGCCTAAATTAATTGGAGAAACTTTAAATATTTTAGTTGAAAGTCTTAAACCAAATGGTGAAGTATGTGGATATACAGATAATTATCTACAAGTTTTTGCCAAAGGAAGTGATGAATTGCTTGGAAAATTTGTAAATGTGAAAATTACTGATGTAACAAGAACTTCGTTAAAAGGTGAAGTGGTAAATTAG